A window of the Desulfopila inferna genome harbors these coding sequences:
- a CDS encoding ADP-ribosylglycohydrolase family protein: MIGAIAGDIIGSIYEHSPIKTKNFILFHPHCTFTDDSVLTIGVAEAILTGRPYLEAVREIGRRYPGAGYGGSFVNWLHSDKPHPYNSWGNGAAMRASPVGFGFSTEDEVLQQAKETAEISHNHPEGIKGAQATALAVFIARTGKGKEQIRSQIMRRFGYDLKRSVEDIRPSYTFDISCQGTVPEAIIAFLDSDSYEDSIRNAVSLGGDSDTLACITGGIAEAFYGGVPEEIALKVEEYLTPHLWKICERFRQKYPNSPTH, from the coding sequence ATGATCGGAGCAATCGCCGGGGACATTATCGGTTCGATATACGAGCACTCCCCGATAAAAACAAAAAATTTCATTCTCTTTCATCCACACTGCACCTTCACAGATGATAGCGTGCTCACCATCGGTGTTGCCGAAGCTATACTTACCGGCCGCCCCTACCTGGAAGCGGTGCGAGAAATCGGGCGGCGCTATCCTGGCGCAGGCTACGGCGGATCCTTTGTCAACTGGCTTCATTCCGACAAACCTCACCCCTATAACAGCTGGGGCAACGGCGCTGCCATGCGTGCCAGTCCCGTCGGCTTTGGTTTTTCCACAGAGGATGAAGTGCTGCAGCAGGCAAAAGAAACCGCGGAGATCTCCCATAACCACCCGGAGGGAATAAAGGGAGCGCAGGCCACGGCTCTTGCCGTTTTCATCGCAAGAACGGGGAAGGGAAAGGAGCAGATCAGATCGCAGATCATGCGGCGCTTCGGCTATGACTTAAAGCGCAGTGTCGAGGATATCCGCCCCTCTTATACCTTTGATATCTCCTGCCAGGGAACCGTACCCGAGGCCATCATAGCATTTCTCGATTCTGACTCATATGAGGATTCCATACGGAACGCCGTCTCACTGGGCGGCGACAGCGACACTCTCGCCTGCATTACCGGTGGTATTGCTGAAGCGTTCTATGGTGGCGTACCGGAGGAGATTGCCTTAAAGGTAGAGGAGTATCTGACGCCGCATCTATGGAAAATTTGCGAGAGATTCCGTCAGAAGTATCCGAATTCCCCTACCCACTAA
- a CDS encoding SDR family oxidoreductase, which produces MMDFTGMAIIVTGGAQGIGRAIVEHLLKRDAFVIIADSDREAGEELAEHLNAPERLSFIETDVGDEKDVIACVDLAVKTYGSLGGLINNAGISNPRQGPVTLLDLNDWETMLRTNLTGSFLMVKHAAPHLTRQNGAIVNIASTRALQSEPNTEAYAASKGGLVSLTHALAISFSGSIRVNAILPGWIDVSSLKKKSQRYDSRLSWEDHRQHPAGRVGVGEDIAALAAYLLSSEAAFITGQSFVVDGGMTKKMIYVE; this is translated from the coding sequence ATGATGGATTTTACCGGCATGGCCATCATTGTAACCGGCGGAGCCCAGGGGATCGGCCGGGCCATAGTGGAACACCTTTTGAAGCGTGATGCCTTCGTGATAATAGCGGATAGCGATCGGGAGGCGGGAGAAGAGCTGGCAGAGCATCTCAATGCGCCTGAGCGTCTCAGCTTTATTGAAACGGACGTAGGAGACGAAAAGGATGTCATCGCCTGTGTCGATCTGGCGGTCAAAACTTACGGTTCACTGGGCGGGTTGATCAACAACGCCGGAATATCCAACCCGCGGCAGGGCCCGGTTACTCTGCTGGATCTAAATGATTGGGAAACCATGCTGCGGACCAATCTGACTGGCTCATTCCTGATGGTTAAACATGCTGCGCCGCATCTGACACGACAGAATGGAGCCATCGTCAATATCGCCTCAACCCGGGCTCTGCAGTCCGAACCCAATACGGAAGCGTATGCCGCTTCAAAGGGTGGTCTTGTTTCTCTCACTCATGCCCTGGCTATCAGCTTTTCCGGTAGTATCCGGGTCAATGCCATTCTTCCGGGATGGATCGATGTAAGCTCCCTTAAAAAGAAATCACAGCGATATGATTCGCGGCTCAGCTGGGAGGATCATCGGCAGCATCCGGCGGGACGAGTCGGAGTCGGAGAGGATATCGCCGCTCTTGCTGCGTATTTGCTGAGCAGCGAGGCAGCTTTTATTACGGGTCAATCATTTGTCGTTGATGGCGGAATGACGAAAAAAATGATCTATGTGGAGTAG
- a CDS encoding mechanosensitive ion channel family protein translates to MMQTIETFWTNHSVTIISIGYNLLLSIAVLLASFLIAKGLKRTIQKKDGKISRMDATLIPILCTTATYLIYTIGIVFILDIFGVNTASLIALLGAAGLAIGFALKDTLSNVAAGIMLVFLRPYKAGDFIEFNSSMGTVQEINLFTTILETFDGLYISSPNSTIWGNSIKNYTRNGKRRMDIVVGISYNDSIDTAFKVLQSIIQSEPRFLKEPAPQVLVGSMGDSSINMHLRGWATVDDYWQTLWDLNKRVKEEIEQAGLTIPFPQREVHIVNSSQAEFTDTLA, encoded by the coding sequence ATGATGCAAACTATCGAGACATTCTGGACAAACCATTCCGTAACGATAATCAGCATTGGCTATAATCTTTTACTGTCTATAGCCGTTCTGCTGGCCAGTTTTCTCATAGCCAAGGGACTCAAACGGACGATACAGAAAAAAGATGGGAAAATCAGCAGAATGGATGCCACCCTGATTCCCATACTATGCACGACGGCCACCTACCTGATATATACGATTGGTATCGTCTTCATCCTCGATATTTTTGGGGTAAACACAGCCAGTCTTATCGCCCTTCTCGGTGCTGCCGGTTTAGCAATCGGATTTGCGCTGAAGGATACTCTCAGTAATGTTGCTGCAGGTATAATGCTTGTTTTCCTGAGGCCTTATAAAGCCGGTGATTTTATTGAATTCAACTCCTCCATGGGAACTGTGCAGGAAATCAACTTATTTACCACCATCCTGGAAACCTTTGACGGCCTCTATATTTCATCCCCAAACAGCACCATCTGGGGCAACAGCATCAAGAATTATACCCGCAACGGCAAAAGACGCATGGACATAGTCGTGGGCATCTCCTACAACGATTCGATAGATACCGCTTTCAAGGTCCTTCAATCGATTATTCAATCTGAACCGCGATTCCTCAAGGAACCTGCCCCGCAGGTTTTGGTGGGATCCATGGGCGACAGTTCCATTAACATGCATCTCAGAGGATGGGCAACAGTGGACGATTACTGGCAAACATTATGGGATCTGAATAAACGGGTTAAAGAAGAAATCGAGCAAGCCGGGTTGACCATACCGTTTCCTCAGCGTGAGGTTCATATTGTCAATTCGAGTCAAGCTGAATTCACGGATACGCTTGCATGA
- a CDS encoding rubrerythrin family protein, whose product MASTTDNLKEAFAGESQANQKYRAFAQKAEKEGFGNIAKLFKTTAEAERIHAEGHLKALDMIASTAENLEAAITGETDEFTNMYPPMEEQAKEEGHKAKTMFKFALGAEEVHANIYKKALEAVKKGEDMDVSEFYLCPICGYIELGSPPEKCPVCNALGKVFLTVA is encoded by the coding sequence ATGGCATCGACCACCGACAATTTAAAGGAAGCTTTTGCCGGAGAAAGCCAGGCCAATCAAAAGTATAGAGCATTTGCCCAGAAAGCCGAAAAAGAAGGGTTTGGCAATATCGCCAAGCTCTTTAAGACAACAGCCGAAGCGGAACGGATTCACGCAGAAGGTCATCTCAAGGCTCTTGATATGATAGCTTCCACCGCCGAAAATCTCGAGGCGGCAATCACCGGAGAAACCGATGAATTCACCAACATGTATCCGCCGATGGAAGAGCAGGCCAAGGAAGAAGGCCATAAGGCCAAGACCATGTTCAAGTTTGCTCTTGGAGCCGAAGAGGTACATGCCAATATCTACAAAAAAGCACTTGAGGCTGTAAAAAAGGGTGAAGACATGGATGTAAGTGAATTTTATCTTTGTCCAATCTGCGGGTATATTGAACTGGGTTCACCTCCCGAAAAATGCCCTGTCTGTAATGCCCTTGGAAAAGTTTTCCTGACCGTTGCCTAA
- a CDS encoding DUF4442 domain-containing protein produces the protein MNFTPRLLRFVLNAYPPYFGTGIHIDRIAWDWRRIDVSMKLRWYNRNAVKTHFGGSLYAMVDPHLMLMLMQLLGKQYIVWDKSAEIDFIRPGRGIVKAQLVVTDHDLENIHAELKRRRKVMPQFEVDITDEAGKKVAKVVKTLYVRKKE, from the coding sequence ATGAATTTTACACCACGACTTTTACGCTTCGTCCTCAATGCTTATCCTCCATATTTTGGAACAGGCATTCATATTGACCGCATAGCGTGGGACTGGAGACGAATAGATGTTTCCATGAAATTGCGCTGGTACAACCGCAATGCCGTGAAAACCCATTTCGGCGGAAGCCTTTATGCCATGGTTGATCCACATCTCATGCTGATGCTCATGCAGCTGCTCGGCAAGCAGTATATTGTCTGGGATAAATCAGCAGAAATTGATTTTATACGACCGGGAAGAGGCATAGTTAAGGCGCAACTGGTAGTTACGGATCATGATCTGGAAAATATCCACGCCGAACTGAAAAGAAGGAGAAAGGTAATGCCGCAGTTCGAGGTGGATATTACCGATGAGGCTGGAAAGAAGGTGGCCAAAGTGGTGAAGACGCTCTACGTGAGGAAGAAGGAATAG
- a CDS encoding radical SAM protein, with the protein MNTVYHQNGYKVSLGKQGADRYTKISYPQRYGRYSEVETKEAIYQFNGNAEIIFARGKGETWPNPQEWLKRSVGNDWIYYSTGGYTGVFEAIGEFYLPNLQYPTNALMGGNPFASDPVRRIINEWHDNIVKVRGGLAGAPPQVKDFLGKAVANNPAILAEKARRLFQISGGRVTVLPPDSRHADYNVIPLTAAEGCLYKCRFCKVKTARPFQEVSKAEIERRLDELVELYGEDLNNYNSLFLGEHDALCSSRELLLYSVTRAYERLGFGTSYMRGSNVFLFGSVDSFLNAEEQLFDELRRLPCEFYMNIGLESADQETLDKLGKPISAAAVEEAFKRMQSINAAYMNIEVSANFLMDASLPDSHYPATLRLIRDSIPRRKPKGTIYLSPLKFGAPSRELVLAFNRFKLQSRLPTFLYIIQRL; encoded by the coding sequence ATGAACACTGTATATCATCAAAACGGATACAAGGTCTCCCTGGGGAAGCAGGGTGCGGACAGATATACCAAAATCAGTTATCCGCAACGCTATGGCCGGTATTCCGAGGTGGAAACTAAAGAGGCCATCTACCAGTTCAATGGGAACGCTGAGATCATCTTTGCCAGAGGAAAGGGAGAGACATGGCCGAACCCTCAGGAATGGCTCAAAAGAAGTGTCGGCAACGACTGGATCTATTACTCCACCGGCGGATATACCGGGGTTTTTGAGGCAATAGGAGAATTTTATCTGCCCAACCTGCAATACCCGACCAATGCCCTGATGGGCGGCAACCCCTTCGCCTCCGATCCCGTACGCCGCATTATAAACGAGTGGCATGATAATATTGTCAAGGTGAGAGGAGGGCTTGCCGGTGCCCCTCCGCAGGTAAAGGATTTCCTGGGTAAGGCAGTGGCCAATAATCCGGCGATACTTGCCGAAAAGGCGAGACGTCTCTTTCAGATCAGCGGCGGCAGGGTGACCGTGCTTCCTCCTGATTCGAGGCATGCCGACTACAATGTCATTCCACTGACAGCTGCCGAGGGCTGCCTTTATAAGTGCAGATTCTGCAAAGTCAAAACAGCCAGACCGTTTCAGGAGGTATCGAAAGCCGAGATAGAGCGTCGGCTCGATGAACTGGTGGAGCTTTACGGAGAGGATCTGAATAACTATAATTCTCTTTTTCTGGGTGAGCACGATGCCCTGTGCAGCAGCCGGGAACTGCTGCTGTACAGCGTAACCAGGGCGTATGAGCGCCTCGGTTTCGGTACGTCATATATGCGGGGCAGCAATGTTTTTCTGTTCGGCAGCGTAGACTCCTTTCTCAATGCGGAAGAGCAGCTTTTTGATGAGTTGCGCAGGCTGCCGTGCGAATTTTATATGAATATCGGCCTGGAGTCGGCAGATCAGGAAACCCTGGACAAGCTGGGAAAACCCATTTCAGCTGCGGCTGTGGAAGAAGCCTTTAAAAGGATGCAGAGCATCAATGCCGCCTATATGAATATCGAGGTGAGTGCCAACTTTCTGATGGATGCTTCCCTGCCCGATAGCCATTATCCCGCTACTCTAAGATTAATCCGGGATTCGATACCCCGCAGGAAACCCAAAGGCACCATTTACCTCTCGCCTCTGAAATTCGGGGCACCGTCCAGGGAACTTGTTTTGGCTTTCAATCGCTTCAAACTGCAGAGCCGCTTGCCGACATTTCTCTATATAATTCAGCGACTGTAA
- the ablA gene encoding lysine 2,3-aminomutase, whose protein sequence is MTKNIFCTSQRKIADHLSDEKVALSKWSSWHWQLKNAITEVETFEELLDINLEPLERRKVEMTMKKFPMSITPYYLSLIDRKDFRNDPVFRQAFPNSKELHIEKCDMADPLAEDKDSPAPGITHRYPDRVLFHISNVCSMYCRHCTRKRKVGDADSIPNRAQLREGIEYIRNTPEVRDVLLSGGDPLMLSDIQLDWILSELRAIDHVQVIRIGSRMPVVLPYRITDELVEMLKKHHPLWINTHFNHPREITSSSRQALKKMADAGIPLGNQSVLLAGVNDCQRIIKSLVSKLVENRVRPYYLYQCDLSEGLSHFRTPIGKGIEIMEGLIGHTSGFSVPTYVVDAPGGGGKIPLTPNYLISLSTNKVVLRNYEGVITTYKEPDSYKENFCDRKCDECNLQLKLEDGEETAITGIEKLLSDYDKTISLTPQNNSRMDRRNGS, encoded by the coding sequence ATGACAAAGAATATTTTTTGCACAAGTCAACGAAAAATCGCCGATCATCTCAGTGACGAAAAAGTAGCCCTCTCCAAATGGAGTAGCTGGCACTGGCAGTTGAAAAATGCAATCACAGAGGTGGAGACTTTCGAGGAACTTCTGGATATCAATCTCGAACCATTAGAGAGGCGCAAGGTCGAGATGACCATGAAAAAATTTCCGATGTCGATCACGCCTTATTATCTTTCCTTAATCGATCGAAAGGACTTCCGGAACGACCCCGTCTTCCGCCAGGCTTTTCCCAATTCCAAGGAATTGCATATCGAAAAATGCGATATGGCCGATCCGCTGGCAGAGGACAAGGACAGCCCGGCACCCGGTATCACCCATCGTTATCCTGACCGGGTGCTCTTTCATATCAGCAATGTCTGTTCCATGTACTGCCGCCACTGTACGCGCAAGCGTAAAGTCGGTGATGCCGACTCAATCCCCAACAGAGCCCAGCTCCGTGAAGGAATAGAATATATCCGCAACACCCCGGAGGTGCGTGATGTTCTGCTCTCCGGCGGCGATCCCCTGATGCTCAGCGACATCCAGCTCGACTGGATTCTCAGCGAACTCCGCGCCATCGACCATGTGCAGGTAATTCGCATCGGTTCACGAATGCCCGTGGTGCTGCCGTATCGCATCACCGACGAGCTGGTTGAGATGTTGAAGAAGCATCATCCGTTATGGATCAACACCCACTTCAACCATCCACGTGAAATTACCAGCTCATCCCGCCAGGCCCTGAAAAAAATGGCAGATGCGGGCATTCCCCTGGGAAATCAGTCGGTACTGCTGGCCGGCGTAAATGATTGTCAGAGGATTATTAAATCATTGGTCAGCAAGCTTGTCGAAAATCGGGTGCGACCCTACTATCTTTACCAGTGCGATCTTTCCGAAGGACTATCACATTTCCGGACCCCCATCGGCAAGGGCATCGAGATTATGGAAGGCTTGATCGGTCACACCAGCGGTTTTTCCGTACCAACCTATGTGGTCGACGCTCCCGGCGGCGGCGGCAAAATTCCTCTTACTCCTAATTATCTGATTTCACTGTCAACCAATAAGGTGGTGCTGCGAAATTACGAAGGAGTGATTACAACCTATAAAGAACCGGACAGCTACAAGGAAAACTTCTGCGACCGCAAATGTGATGAGTGCAATCTGCAGCTCAAGCTCGAGGATGGGGAAGAAACCGCCATCACCGGTATTGAAAAATTGCTGTCAGACTACGACAAAACAATCAGTCTGACCCCGCAGAACAATTCACGAATGGACAGGCGTAATGGCTCTTGA
- a CDS encoding universal stress protein, with translation MKKMNPIKTVVTPIDFSDNAGTVVESAAYVAGTFGAALHVIFVVQNFEDYSGFFVPQMNVPNIEHELFTGAEEQMTAFCREHNGYFEKAGVSIIESKVLVGDVSEKIVEYASEKKSDLIIMGTHGYKGVERIMFGSVADKVVKTAKCPVMTINPYTCCE, from the coding sequence ATGAAGAAAATGAATCCGATAAAAACCGTAGTAACACCAATTGATTTTTCTGATAACGCGGGAACGGTGGTGGAATCTGCGGCCTATGTCGCGGGAACTTTTGGTGCTGCTCTCCATGTCATCTTTGTTGTCCAGAATTTTGAAGATTATTCGGGTTTTTTTGTTCCGCAGATGAATGTTCCCAATATTGAACATGAGCTTTTTACCGGAGCTGAAGAGCAGATGACAGCCTTTTGCCGCGAGCATAACGGCTATTTCGAGAAGGCAGGTGTTTCTATTATTGAGAGCAAGGTTCTGGTAGGCGATGTCTCTGAGAAAATTGTAGAATATGCTTCCGAGAAAAAGAGCGACTTGATCATAATGGGAACCCATGGCTACAAAGGTGTCGAGCGAATCATGTTCGGCAGTGTTGCCGATAAAGTCGTAAAAACGGCTAAATGTCCGGTGATGACAATCAATCCATATACCTGTTGTGAGTAA
- a CDS encoding NAD(P)H-dependent oxidoreductase encodes MNIPQKKILILYHSQGGTMKLMARRFAEGAAMEENIAVTLKKAADATLEDLLGCDGIAIGSPEYFGTMAGMIKDFFDRTYELARNETIGLPYVIFVCAGNDGRQAITQIERIAAGYKWNKVQEHLRIVGHPTEKDLGDVEELGQTLAAGLDFGIF; translated from the coding sequence GTGAACATTCCACAGAAAAAAATTTTGATACTTTACCATTCACAGGGCGGGACAATGAAGCTTATGGCCCGCAGGTTTGCAGAGGGAGCGGCGATGGAGGAAAATATTGCTGTAACCTTGAAAAAAGCAGCGGACGCGACCCTGGAAGACCTGCTTGGCTGTGACGGAATAGCCATTGGTTCTCCTGAATATTTCGGAACGATGGCAGGTATGATCAAAGATTTCTTTGATCGTACATACGAGCTTGCCAGAAACGAAACCATCGGGCTTCCATACGTCATTTTTGTATGCGCCGGCAATGATGGACGCCAAGCAATCACCCAGATAGAACGAATTGCCGCCGGCTACAAATGGAATAAGGTCCAGGAGCACCTGCGGATCGTCGGCCATCCGACTGAGAAGGATCTGGGGGATGTGGAGGAACTGGGCCAGACCTTGGCGGCAGGACTGGATTTTGGCATTTTTTAA
- a CDS encoding MFS transporter: MRSLPFTVLRVFLPFAAGYFLSYLYRVVNAVIAPDLIADIGVGPSALGLLTAVYFISFASFQLPLGILLDRYGPRRIEAALLLFAGLGAVLFARAESLTGLVVGRAFIGFGVSSCLMAAFKAYTLWFPKEKWPMVNGFQMAAGGLGALAATSPVESALQFTDWRGIFTLLGVLTLVIAVLVFVVVPEKKATALGESFHSQMRGVRKVFTSQDFWRTAPLTTMSQAAFLSIQGLWAGPWLKDVAGLSRDAVADNLFWIAVAMIAGFISLGSLVERLSRAGVSVLTTAVTCMSLFMMVQLLVIIAPEGFVLPLWMAFGFLGTSGIIAYSALTRSFPVTLSGRVTTAVNLLVFVTAFAGQWAIGAIISLWPVGEAGELSPAGFSAGFGLMLVLQILCLAYFVYAGRRMPVK, from the coding sequence ATGCGTTCACTTCCTTTTACTGTTTTAAGAGTTTTTCTGCCCTTTGCGGCAGGGTATTTTCTCTCCTATCTTTATCGGGTCGTCAATGCGGTGATTGCCCCGGACCTGATAGCGGATATCGGTGTAGGGCCTTCAGCTCTTGGGTTGTTAACGGCCGTCTATTTCATTTCCTTTGCCTCATTTCAGCTTCCTCTCGGAATTTTACTGGACCGCTATGGTCCGAGAAGGATCGAAGCGGCTCTTCTTCTCTTTGCAGGTCTCGGTGCTGTTTTATTTGCACGGGCGGAGAGTTTGACGGGGCTTGTTGTCGGCAGAGCCTTTATTGGTTTTGGCGTTTCCTCCTGTTTGATGGCGGCGTTTAAGGCCTATACTCTATGGTTTCCTAAAGAAAAATGGCCGATGGTCAACGGCTTTCAGATGGCTGCCGGAGGACTTGGCGCTCTGGCGGCGACCTCTCCGGTGGAAAGCGCTCTACAGTTCACCGACTGGCGCGGGATTTTTACTCTCCTTGGCGTGTTGACGCTGGTTATTGCGGTGCTTGTCTTTGTGGTAGTGCCGGAGAAGAAGGCAACCGCTTTAGGAGAGAGCTTCCACAGCCAGATGCGCGGCGTCCGCAAAGTCTTTACCAGCCAAGATTTTTGGCGAACAGCGCCGCTTACCACCATGTCACAGGCCGCCTTTCTCTCCATTCAGGGGTTATGGGCCGGACCATGGCTTAAAGATGTAGCCGGACTGAGTCGGGATGCTGTTGCCGATAACCTGTTCTGGATCGCGGTGGCCATGATAGCCGGTTTCATATCGCTCGGTTCCCTGGTTGAGCGGTTGAGCAGGGCAGGGGTAAGTGTTTTGACGACTGCCGTTACCTGTATGTCTCTTTTTATGATGGTACAACTGCTGGTGATCATAGCTCCGGAAGGCTTCGTGCTTCCCTTGTGGATGGCCTTCGGCTTTCTGGGGACTTCGGGTATTATCGCTTACTCCGCCCTGACCCGGTCTTTCCCCGTGACCTTATCCGGCCGGGTGACCACGGCGGTCAACCTGCTTGTCTTTGTCACAGCTTTTGCCGGGCAATGGGCAATTGGTGCAATTATCAGCTTGTGGCCTGTGGGCGAAGCCGGTGAATTATCTCCTGCCGGATTCAGCGCAGGATTCGGCCTTATGCTGGTGTTGCAGATACTCTGCCTGGCCTATTTTGTTTATGCCGGCCGCAGAATGCCGGTAAAATAA
- a CDS encoding MarR family winged helix-turn-helix transcriptional regulator has translation MKRFIQPLLSALLPMALGYQDIREDPASLNGLTMKTEGKKTMDQEPQVPKQNYELRILQSLRRIIRSIDIHSRKLATEHKITGPQLGCLLALKETGPLTSSKLARKVYLSPSTIVGIIDRLEEKGLVQRSRDSRDRRLIHICITTAGQELVAAAPSLLQDTLSNALVELPESEQISITMALEKLVDLLEARHIGAAPVLETGPLDSSK, from the coding sequence ATGAAAAGATTTATCCAGCCTTTATTGTCGGCTTTGCTGCCAATGGCTTTGGGATATCAAGACATCCGGGAAGATCCCGCCTCCCTTAACGGACTGACGATGAAGACAGAAGGAAAAAAGACAATGGACCAGGAACCGCAGGTTCCCAAACAAAACTATGAGCTGAGAATCCTGCAGTCTTTACGTCGCATCATCAGATCAATAGACATTCACTCCCGCAAACTGGCAACCGAACACAAGATAACCGGGCCGCAACTCGGCTGTCTGCTGGCGTTGAAAGAGACCGGACCACTGACCAGTTCAAAACTGGCACGGAAGGTCTATCTCAGTCCCAGTACGATTGTCGGCATCATCGACAGGCTTGAAGAAAAGGGACTGGTGCAGCGCAGTCGCGACAGCAGAGACCGCCGTCTCATCCATATCTGTATCACCACCGCCGGCCAAGAATTAGTTGCCGCCGCGCCCTCACTCCTGCAGGATACGCTGTCCAATGCCCTTGTAGAGCTTCCTGAATCCGAGCAGATCTCTATTACCATGGCTCTGGAAAAACTTGTCGATCTGCTGGAGGCACGCCATATAGGTGCCGCACCGGTTCTGGAAACAGGTCCCCTCGATTCCTCAAAATAA
- the ablB gene encoding putative beta-lysine N-acetyltransferase: MALDQIESFGHSLIQHGPSNDRVYLMKLDSSDLPDILAHIDELATQRGYSKIFAKIPASAGDFFRQSGYQIEAAIPNFYNGEDDGLFMARYYQAGRMVDPASEQVEKVIEKARQKAAPRKNGNSSFLECRLAAPKDCPQMSELYRQIFASYPFPIDDPQYLRCTMAENVVYAGIWQDEKLTALASAEVDRKAANAEMTDFATHPDYRGQGLATILLQKLEGLMKKDGIKTCYTIARATSYGMNITFAANGYVFAGTLINNTQISGSLESMNIWYKQI, translated from the coding sequence ATGGCTCTTGATCAAATCGAATCCTTCGGGCACTCGCTGATTCAGCACGGTCCCTCCAATGACCGGGTCTACCTGATGAAATTGGACAGCAGCGACCTCCCCGATATTCTGGCGCATATCGATGAACTTGCCACACAGCGCGGCTATTCAAAGATATTTGCCAAAATCCCAGCCTCTGCCGGAGATTTTTTCCGGCAGAGCGGGTACCAGATCGAGGCAGCTATCCCGAACTTTTACAATGGTGAGGATGACGGCCTCTTTATGGCCCGCTATTACCAGGCCGGGCGCATGGTGGATCCTGCTTCCGAACAGGTCGAAAAAGTTATCGAAAAAGCTCGGCAAAAAGCCGCTCCCAGGAAAAATGGGAATAGCAGTTTTTTGGAATGCCGGCTGGCGGCCCCGAAGGACTGCCCGCAGATGAGCGAGCTTTACCGGCAAATTTTTGCAAGCTACCCCTTCCCCATTGACGATCCGCAATACCTGCGCTGCACTATGGCCGAAAATGTTGTCTATGCGGGCATATGGCAAGATGAAAAATTAACTGCACTGGCCTCGGCGGAAGTCGACAGGAAGGCGGCCAATGCCGAAATGACCGACTTTGCCACCCATCCCGACTATCGCGGTCAGGGCCTGGCCACGATCCTGCTGCAGAAGCTGGAAGGATTGATGAAAAAAGACGGCATCAAGACCTGCTACACCATTGCCAGAGCAACCAGCTACGGCATGAATATCACCTTCGCGGCAAATGGCTATGTTTTCGCCGGCACCCTGATCAACAACACGCAGATTTCAGGTTCTCTTGAGAGTATGAATATCTGGTACAAGCAGATATAG